Genomic window (Salvelinus fontinalis isolate EN_2023a chromosome 3, ASM2944872v1, whole genome shotgun sequence):
TACGAACACTGCAGTCCCCCCCACACACCTAGCCGGGGTGCCAaacccctgcctcctctccctggGCGGGCAGACCTTTCCCCTGACCAGGCCATGGACAATGAGGTGGAGTTCTTCACCAGTTCAGATGACCAACGCTGCTTGGTGCCTGAGCAGTGTCACCCCAAACCCTCTGCCTTTCGCTATGGAGCCCCCAGCCGCAGGAGCTTCAGGGGCTGTGGGCAGATTAACTATGCCTACTATGAGGGACCTGCGGGCCAGCAAAGACAACAGCAACAGAAGGAGCAGCAGCGGGTACAGGAGCAGCAGCGGGTACAGGAGCAACAGCGGGTACAGGAACAACAGCGGGTACAGGAACAACAGCGGCAACAGCACGAGCAGCAGGAACAGCAACAGAGGTTGGAGCAGGAGGTGCGGGAGCAAGCAGAGCAGCAGCCAGTGTGTCCCAGACAGCAGGACCGAGCCCAGAGGAAGCTGCGGCGCTCTCACTCCGGCCCTGCTGGCTCCTTCAACAAGCCCACGTCGCTGCGCCTGCCCTGTCACCACCGCCACACTCAGGGCATGGACAAACCAATGGTGCCCCCCCGCGTGCCCATCCCCCCACGACCCATCAAGACTGCAGACTACCGCCGCTGGTCAGCCGAGGTGTCGTCTGGGGCATATAGTGACGAGGACAAGCCCCCCAAGGTGCCCCCCAGGGACCCTTTGTTGTCTCAAGGCAGCTCCCGTACCCCCAGCCCCAAGAGCCTCCCCTCGTACCTTAACGGTGTTATGCCCCCCACACAGAGCTTTGCCCCAGACCCTAAGTACGTGAGCTGGGGTTTACAGAGGCAGAACAGTGAGGGGTCTCCCTGCATCCTGCCTGTCATGGAGAACGGCAGGAAGGCCAGCACCACACACTACTTCCTGCTCCCACAGCGGCCGGCCAACCTGGACAAACTTTACCCGGAGAAGATACTCCAGGATGTGGACTGCCCGGCAGGTCGCAGTAGAGGGGCTTCAGACCCAGAATGGGATTGTCAGACCAAGAGGAAAGTACAGGTGGATATAGTTTGACCCGGAGGAGACAAATTAGGGAAGGACTCCAGTGGACATGCGCAATCAACCACTGGGGACACAGTGCCTCAGGACGCTGAGGCCTTCAAACACTTACTGCTGCTTTAACACTGACGACTTTGGTAGTTTTTACCTCGCTATTCTAAAAACAGGGTATTTGATATACCATTTACAGTTACTGGGACTTTAGGAACTGCAACTACAACAAAGATGCATGATCTAAATATTGTCTCTAACTATTGAGTGTGTGGGTAATATGTAACCATTTTTAGAGTTTTCTTTTTATATGATTTAATATTTTAGTACATTGAGTATATGTAAATGTTTTTCTGATACAGTGGTGCAGTTAGCGTATAAGCTGCCTCAAGTtctcagttgtgtgtgtgtgtgtcacatgtaTAGGAAGTTTTGTGAGGTGTATGTTGTTTTTGATATTGCTTTTGTGTCTCAGAACTTGGGGACAAAGGGTCAGTAAAGCAATCATTATCTCGTATTGCATATATGAAGTCTAAAGAAGAGGCCAATGTATTGAAACCCTTTATGAAGGATTCTCCACCCACATCCCCACTCTAACTCCTATTATGTATAAGCATGAATATAGGAATGCACATGTTTCCTGCCTTGTTGATATTTCAGTCTTACTCAGGCCACTATGTTTATGAATGGAAGTGTATTTCTGTGTTTCCCTCAATGGACATACGCTCTGTACCAGTGGGAGAGTGGAATAATGGTATGCCGATCTCCAGTGGAATGTCTAGTGCAGTTTGTACTTTGTGCGTGTGGTGCAACTGTGTTTGTGTTTTCCCTGCTGATTTTGTGACTTTTCTACCATATCGTAGAAAACTAGGTTAACAATATTTGTTACTGTTCTCTGCCTGTTTTCAGCACTGCTGCCAAATACACGGTCGTAAAGAGAGTCCTCCCTAACCCTTATGCTACTGTCAGTGTCCAGGTCATTTTGTGTTGCACAAAAATGTGCCTGTTGAACAAATGTGAATGTATGATTTTCTTACTGTTTGGGCAGCTCAGTAGCTGGTCAAGCTGTGAGTCATTGTCTGTCACTAATTGTCTTCAATACTACCTCCCAATGACAATACAAATCAATATATACCCCAAAACCTTGTGGAACGTAATCCTAAAATAATTTGAAATGAAACCTCTAAATTGAAACTGAAATATTTCTCAAACGCCCTTAGTGAAAATATGAAGTGTATTAAAATCCAAACCACTACTTCACTAACCATAGTCCATTTACCATATAACAGAATGACCGGACCTTTCCTTTGACAATATTTCGACTACACCAAGTGATCGTGGATCCCAGAGACGTTGGGCTCATAACATAGACATATTACGCTTGACTGTGTGGGGCTTACCTACCTGAAACAGACATTCCTGTTCTGCTAATGCATTCCTGCCTGACATGATTGCAGTGGGTGTGGTCCAGAGACTTTGGCTGCTGGCGGCCAGGAAATGATATGGATTTTATTGTAATAGATTATTCAAGAACCATAATGATGACATAGTGAATTTAGCAAGTGCATCGAAGTAACCCTGGATATAAAACATGGTGGTTGAATTGGATAGCAGATTAGCTCTACAGTCAAATGGTCacttaagtacattttccctcaaagGGAAAACAAACCTAGTAGAGGCCATGTCGTTTTATATTTAATGTATAATACATTGTTTACATTGTACACTGATATGTTATTTAATCTTAACCTATTCCCATGTCTTATCGTAAACCATGAAATCAAATGAAGActagttaattgaaaataattgACATCTGCTGTGGTGAAACAAATGCACTGGGAGTAAAGACCACGATGTTGTGTTTATTTAATATAAATACACTAGTCATTATGAATATTTGATCAATGTATCAGTCTTTTAAAGGGAAAAATAAAATGGCTTATTTATGAATCGGCCTTTGTTCTGTACTCTGTTGAATGGTGTGAGATGAACTCTGATTCAGCTGTTTGGCCTGTTTTATCACCCCCACCCACACCCTCGTGCAGTGCCTCATTACAGTTGGCTGCAGTCCAAACACACAGCAGAGCGACTGATTCAGACAGGTATACATTACCTTCCCCTTCCTGGTTGGAAGTATGACTCTCCCCCCGGCTACCTGTTGAGCAACTCAGAGGCCAGGTAACCTGGTTCCTCAGGTCTTCAGTGCTTCATGTTGCCTTGTTTCACTGAGTCCATAGCTTGAATGATGACTGGAAAAGTTATCTTATTTGAAAAGATTTGTCAGTGCAGTTACTCATTTTTATAGTACAGGACAGCTATGCACACAGAGCAGGACTGAAATCATTAGCCAAATCCAATATAGGGTGTGGTCACCTGCTCAACATTATTCTTATACAGTACATTCGTTATTGTCTCTGGAAAGGGTAGCTCATAAATTACCATTCCTTTTTGCTGTAAGCATTTAGTATTATGGTCAATTGATGGTGATGGTGCTGTGTCCTCAGAGGAACAAAAGGCAGCAGTGTGATCTAGGCCACCTGCCATCTCTTTCACCTGGCTCTCGCTCAGGTGAGCTGCTAGGCAACAGCATGGATGGTGGCCATGGCAACAGATGGTGACAAGGGCTATCTATTTAAATGATGGTCCCAAATGGGGACAGTAAAGCGCAAGTACACAAAATCAAGACGAAGAGCAATAATGAATCTGGTCTGTGTGACGCATTTGTGAATTCATGCAAGAAAAACGTACATTAACCACAAGACACATCACACAAACACGGCAGGAACATGCAGGGGTCAGTGTTCATTTTCTTAACCATGTTCTACCTCAAGGCTGACAAGGTGTGAGATTTACCCAATGGAACAATCTCCCACTTTTTATGGCTGCTATTattaaaataataaatatatatatataacctttgTGGTTTTGCCTGCAGATGTCTGTGACAAATATTGCAGTGTGGTTGCAATGTCTGAATGTCCTCTAAGTCTACAGCAAGATTATAAatgtctggttatagtctgtgGTAGAGACAACATTATGGCTGTTTTCTATTga
Coding sequences:
- the LOC129849536 gene encoding ERBB receptor feedback inhibitor 1-like isoform X2, which produces MDPAPTEYNFPFQQQVPPSLNSERQKHSPGAQWLPPKKSRPTHLSLSSSAEPSTPSPAEDDQVVPSFQRLSVYEHCSPPHTPSRGAKPLPPLPGRADLSPDQAMDNEVEFFTSSDDQRCLVPEQCHPKPSAFRYGAPSRRSFRGCGQINYAYYEGPAGQQRQQQQKEQQRVQEQQRVQEQQRVQEQQRVQEQQRQQHEQQEQQQRLEQEVREQAEQQPVCPRQQDRAQRKLRRSHSGPAGSFNKPTSLRLPCHHRHTQGMDKPMVPPRVPIPPRPIKTADYRRWSAEVSSGAYSDEDKPPKVPPRDPLLSQGSSRTPSPKSLPSYLNGVMPPTQSFAPDPKYVSWGLQRQNSEGSPCILPVMENGRKASTTHYFLLPQRPANLDKLYPEKILQDVDCPAGRSRGASDPEWDCQTKRKVQVDIV
- the LOC129849536 gene encoding ERBB receptor feedback inhibitor 1-like isoform X1; its protein translation is MRPNCAWSMCTAGLTAQEICLPADSPFLRASHCLSMAEAKPSWSHRHELDNLYFSMDPAPTEYNFPFQQQVPPSLNSERQKHSPGAQWLPPKKSRPTHLSLSSSAEPSTPSPAEDDQVVPSFQRLSVYEHCSPPHTPSRGAKPLPPLPGRADLSPDQAMDNEVEFFTSSDDQRCLVPEQCHPKPSAFRYGAPSRRSFRGCGQINYAYYEGPAGQQRQQQQKEQQRVQEQQRVQEQQRVQEQQRVQEQQRQQHEQQEQQQRLEQEVREQAEQQPVCPRQQDRAQRKLRRSHSGPAGSFNKPTSLRLPCHHRHTQGMDKPMVPPRVPIPPRPIKTADYRRWSAEVSSGAYSDEDKPPKVPPRDPLLSQGSSRTPSPKSLPSYLNGVMPPTQSFAPDPKYVSWGLQRQNSEGSPCILPVMENGRKASTTHYFLLPQRPANLDKLYPEKILQDVDCPAGRSRGASDPEWDCQTKRKVQVDIV